The genomic DNA TTTTTATCTAAGTGGCAgttttgggtaaaaaaatatGCTGTTATCTTCGCTCTGTACAAAGTTTGATTGGATGATTGAATTCTACCAGAAAATGACTTCTCAAATTTTAGctcttgttcatttttttttctccctttatttTCCGAACTTTTGCAGTCGAGGGGATCAATCCTGCTAGGAGAGAAAAGTTGATTGAGCTGCTTGATATCGATCTGCAGTGGCGAATGCACAAAGTATCTGATGGGCAGCGTCGCCGAGTCCAAATCTGCATGGGTCTTCTTTATCCTTTTGAGGTAACCGTTACTGGTTTTGTGCTCtgtttcctttcacttttaCTTGTCCTTGTCCTTGCTCGGATCCATATAGCCaaacccattaagttgggacaaggctttgttgttgttgttcttcgGTAGTGCACCTGGACAATGCTAGCCTTTTGGACATCTACAAGTTTCTTCTACCGGCCAGTTGCCTTAATTTAACTCCTCAAGTATAAATGTCCCGGATCTGGTCCTAAATTTAAATTATGATACTCTTAGACCCATCCAAAATTAATGACCTGGAAAAATTTGTATTGTTTGTATCATGCCATTAGTGGACATGCCCCTAACCAAATAAGTGTTACACTTTctagaagtaaaattttctcttgatTAATAGCAGGGAGGCCTCAATTGCTTTGAGGTTGGCAGGCATACTTTTCTGTATATAAATTCGAATAATGGTGGTATATGTTTGGTCATGTATGTGATTTGCTATAATATCGGGGTTATAGCTTCTTGTTGAATCCCATCCATAAAGCTGTTTCCAGACATGGTGGTGCAGTTTATGAATCATTCTCTTCTGCCTAGGTTTCCTAATGTACAAATGTATTCAAACTTGGTTTGATTCACCAATATGTGGCTCAAGAACCTCAAGTGTTTAGGTTTTCAGATAAGAAACCCTTTCTGCCGTAATAGGATTCAGAGAGGAATTGTGAGTGTTGGGATTAATCCCCAAATAACTACAGGATGTGAAAACCATGaaaagttataaataaaaataaaaagaaccagCTACAATTTTCAGTTTTCTACCGAAGATCGGAGATTACTGGCTTTACCAATCCAATTACTAAAAACTCTCAATGTTCCTTCTGATAAAAATGTAACCCACAACCTGGACtagttctctctctccacaccccccctcccccaggTGTGAATTACTGAAGGAAAATCAGGTAGGCTTGTAAATATGCTGTTCCCAGACGGTTGATTCTGTGGCTTAAGTCTACTACTTTATTTGacgattttttttaatcttttcaaaGGTGTTTACGCTGTTTAGCCATATGCTATTGTATTTAAGATACTCCAATGAAAGTGCCATGAAACTTCGTTGGCCTATCTGTGCTATGCTGAGACAATCTGGTATTGCATGTTACATTGTTTTTTTCTTGCATATACAGGTGTATGTATGCATCTGTGTAATTTTGTGTCCATGAAAATGTAGTTCGTTTATGAGCCATGGGCAGTTTCTATGGGAAGTTACAAAATAATGACTATTGTTGAGACAACCACAGGTGCTGTTGCTAGATGAGGTTACAGTTGACCTAGATGTTGTTGCAAGGATGGATTTACTCGACTTCTTCAAGGAAGAATGTGAACAGGTTAAGATTTTGCTTCATTCATCATGGTAGCTATAATATATTGCTCTGATCTTGTGAATTACCTATTTTATGTTAAATACATTTGCCTTTTTATAGAGAGGGGCAACGATTGTGTATGCAACCCATATTTTCGATGGGTTGGAGACATGGGCTACAGATGTAGCGTACATTCAAGATGGAGAGTTGAAGAGGGCAGAGAAATTGGCTGAGGTCCCAGAGTTGAAGGATGCTGCCAACTTGCTTTCAGTGGTCGAGTCATGGCTTCGTTCTGAaatcaaaagtgagaagaagaaaatcatcaaTCCTCCTATCCAATCCAGAAAGGCATCTCCCTTTGACAGCTCTCCATTTAGGTCATCAAGGCACATGGCCTACTACCGCTGATGTCTCAAATTTAAATGCTTAAATGTCTTTCACTATCTGGTGTTATGCCAATCTTTTAGCTTCTTAAGGGAATGAAATTTTCTATTCTTTCGATGTCTAATTATAGTAATTAGGCTCAGTAATATGTCTGATGCTGAAGTCTATATACTTATGCATCATTTTCAAAACCCAATAGGCTATGAGATTTCTTTGTTTTGTGATTTACTTTCACATTTCAGTACATGTATGTAATGGATTTACAAGATTTAAAGGAAGAGTGTTcagtgtttttggtttttatggGTATAGGATGGCCAATGTACTGAATCAATATATTCTTTGGGCATTGGTATCTCTTATCATAGAGATggtataaataatattttaatctGGAGTCTGCCTCAGCAATCAATGCTTTTGTAAGAGCAATAGGACATGAGCAGGTTATCATGGCATTTAGTACATAATTTGTGATTCTTCATGGTTGTGTGTACATTGGCAAGAAATCACTGCTAGAAACTCATAGATACACATTATGACAGTGTTAATAAATTTTGGTACATTTATCGACTTAGGATCCATTGAATTTCAGCAAAAGAAATTTCTTGATCCAATGAGGAAGACCGAAAAGTTTGTTCAACTTTAttcaaattccaattccatcatCGTTTTTCTTGTCAGTTCAGgacctgtttgattttgtttatgttgattttgTGTCAAGAAACAGTAAAAACGGTTTTTTCATTTCTATGCTTAGAAAcgatttttaaaattataaaaaggtgtttcatttttctgtttcccgAAGCGTTTTCAACAGTGTAATCAGGTCAAGACACAAGTGTAGGCACGATGTTGTAGGTATGCAACTTACGAGTAAATCTACGACATTAGAGTTGCAGGTATACTTTGTGGAGATGAGAttcagaatgatgaaggtagtCCGGAATTATGAGCTTCGCACAACTAGGTTGGAATCATCGCTTTTAGATAGAgaaaagtttcaacaatggattGGTTGGGTAGGTCGAGCGAAGTATCGGTTTTTCCACAATTTTTGCCCCTCCCATTTGTTTCTATAAACAGAAAAATATGTCTGActtctttctccatttctgtttctagacacagaaatagacaaatttctatttctattttgaacaacaagtgaaacgaaacagaaaatTCAAACAGTTTTTGAGATGTTTTTTCGTTTCAGAGCacagaaaaaatggaaaaacagtttctggaaacaaaatcaaacgggtcAGTCAGTTGATCTAGATCAATTTATAATGTTCTTTGATTTCCCTTGCAGAGTACAATCTGGGGGGTTTCTTTTTTGGAGATAATTTTGAAATAGAGATTCCAAAAATAGGGATTCAAATTCTGGTAAAGCATTTTGAATGATTAGCTATATAGGACTTCTATTCAAATAGAAAATGTATACTTTGTTGTGGTTTATTAAAGAATTTGTATGACAGTCTCCGGTAACATCTTATCATCAGAAAAACACATTCAACTGTCGAATTGGTTCTGTAGCTCCTCAGTCCAAGATATCGTCTTCCACTTCTTCCGAGACTCGCCCTTTACGATCAAATGTCAAACATCGTGGCCAACACATTTGACAAATGCAGGACTCTAGCTTGACTGCACTAGAATTTTATGAAGAACTCCTTTAAATAATTAAAGTTACTGGattataaattaataataataaaaaagaataagaaagcaGAAAGGATCATACAATATTACTTTAACATCTCTACTTGTGCATGAATCTCTAGAGATCATTATAACAGTTGCAGATTCGGTGGGGCTTCATCTTCATAgtctaaaaaatataaaataaatctctCTAGCTACCTCTATCAAGGAAATATGACATAGTAGTAGTGGAGTCAATTTTCTTATGATCCATGGAGGCTCCAAAGGAAAAATAATGCAATATTCAATaacaattataaattttttcccaaaaaaaagaaaaaaaaaccacaaaatGGAATCAATTGCAGCGATGTATCTAAGAACCAATTATTGGTTGTGAACAGATAGAAGCAGTCCAGGTTGCAAATGCATAATCTGGATTAGATCTTAGAATCCAGATTTTGCAAATCCATAATCTGGATTAGATCAGGTTGAGATAACTTGTGGTTGTAGTGCTGGTAGTTCAGGTTGAGATTAATTGTCGTTGTAGTGTTGGTAGTtgttgtagagagagagagaagtgttCTCTAATCCAGTTTGACCCAATGAGGGGAAGTGTTTTGGTGGAGCAGGTGAAGTTTGATCAACCGTGTATCCTGTAGAGGTTATATTTTTCCTATGAAAGAAGCCAGTTACATGGTCATCTTTGTAACTTGGAAAATAGCATAATGCCCTTCTTTATTGGTTTGATAGTAAACCATTCAATTATTCTGGCTTCATGGATCTGATTTTCAAACTTGTCTCTTATGGTATCAAATAAGTCTCTAGCTGATTTAGAGTGGTGTGTCAGATTGACAATCGacatttattataattagtcataatCCGTTAATTTTTTTGTATGAATTCTCGTGTTCATCCTTACTTGGAAcctccatgtagctgaccccattaagttgggataagatttttttttttataggtaaagagggaagtaggtaacaaccaggaggctcgaacttgagacctcttagtGAGCATGAATTTTTTacataccacaactcaccaactacgagGTGCGCTAGGCAATTGTTgtttttggatgttgttgttgttctctTATGATATCAGTTAATGAATTTCCTTAAAAGTATCTGTCAATGTCACTGTTGATGCTCAAGTTGCTTATAAGTAGGAATCTGATTTCTACAAACCCAACCGATTTTTGGTAAGGTAAGTGCTCCTTTCCTTCGGCATATTCTCTGCTGCTTTACTAAAGTTGTTGTGTATGGTGCTCCTCCATACCCCTTTTTCAACTTTCTGTCTACACTTCTCCTACCACAACAACCCTGTTCAAACCAAGTAAGAAACACTATCCATTAAAGCTCCAATTTCTAAATTTGTCCATGTGACTATATTCTCAGTCAAATTTCCCATTAAAGTAAGGGTCCCACATAAAAGTCCTTATAACTACAGTTAAACCCCAACCACAAAGTCACCTCATCTAGTACTATCCATTAAGAACTCCAATATTTATGGATTTGTCTAAGTGATAAGTGCAGTTAGTCATCTTCCCCTTAAATTGGGGACATAAGGGGCCTAGAGGAACCCACTAAAAAGTCTTTAGAACTACAGTTGAACCCTATTCACAAAGTCactgccttctttttttttttaatatggattCGGTGATAAATAATTGATCACATTTGGAAATATTAATGTTTGTGGAATTGAAAAGCTCTTTTCCAGCTCCACCTTATTGATGTGTATTCAAATATGGATTAAACTTGAAAAGCTGGTCCCCATTAAGCCCTGATTGTAAGGAAACATCACCAACTCAACTTGCATGTGAGCATATCTTGTGGTCCTACTTATCCCAGTTCTATCAATAACTTGGGTTTCTCTCTCACGCGTGCACGGCTGTGGGGgtggaaagaaagagaggaaacattACATAGACAAGCCATCTTGTGTTGAACTCACTAAAACTGATTatattccccctccccctcttaatTGAAGCTTAAAAGGCATCGTGGTGGCCCTGCACCCCGACACAAAGGGGGTAAAAGGTTCATTCTACACCTCATGAAATGTGGGAATCCCATCCCTGTTGACACTTTCATGTGTACTCCTATTGGCCTCTGCACCTACGCTAGCACAAGGGCCACTTTTTTCAAAGGGTCTGGTTAGGCATGTCGCTAGCTTTCTTGGAGCTAACAGCCCAATCAATAGGGAGCTAGGATGGGAGAGTGTGGGAGTTATTttcaaaggggagagagagaaagtgacacAGGTTAGGCAACTagtcttttccctttttccaaATGTCATAAAGCATTTTCTATCATGTGGATAGATTGTATATTCATTATGATCATGGGATAGATAGAACATGTGTCTAGGCTCATTGGCTCTCACGTTGGTACAAGGGCCATGCGATTAGGTAACGTTATTCTTCtcttcaatcaaataccctttTTAGTATTGACACACATCGTGTCGTgctattatttgttttgttatcCTTTAAAACATCACCTCCCATTGTTATATGGATAAGTCaccacataaaaaatataagcgAGAAAGAATTCCCACGCCCACACACAACCTATTTTTTTAAAGGGAACTATGAAAATACACCATTGCCCAATCCACCACCCATGAAACAAAGATAAATGTAGCATGAAAAAATGCTAGATGGATAGAGTTCTTCATCCCAAATTATAATTAATtcgaaaatatatatatatatatatataaataaaagataaccATTGTCAAGTGCCACGTGTCAATTGCATGGTTGCATCCCAGGCGGACATCAAGGTAACAAAATAAGTAGAAGAGTACGAAGGAAGGTGGTACGTTCAGCGTTTCAGGCAATTATCCGCGACAAGTCATTCTGTATGTAGGGATCTCTCTATACCGctaatttcatgtttttttgAACTCCTCAAAGACATTCGCTCTCCATATTTCCCGCCAGATCCACCTTCTCTCGTCTCTAAAGCCAAAAAGCTCTAGTTAAATTAACCAACCAAACTAAAGTGAGCCCCTGACACTAACTTACGCCAACTTTTCGTTAAATTAACAAACTAAAGTTTTCCATACATTTGGTCATTTGAGAATTCCTCATATatgtaatggaaaaaaaaaaaaaaattaacattaaaggAGGAGTCATGTAAGCTAAAATTGAGCAATAGCTATAAGTGTTTATAGTTTCCACTTATTAGTATAgcaaaagttttcctttatTGCACCATGAGGATCATCACTCTATCTTAGATTATAGGGTTTTAgaactttttcaaaaaaaaccCATTGGTGCATATCGCGTTCATTTAAAGTATGCTCAATGAATGGATTTTCATTCACcatggccttaggaaaactcaatcctaTTATTTTTATGCATTTCATGTAATTTTGAAGTTTTGTGACTCACGATAAAATTGGTTTGACCATCTCGAGTCCAACTTGCAAAGCAATGCAAAGGCAACAAACTGCACACTGCCCACCCTAGTTTAAAATCATAGAATTATCAAGGATttaggtatcggtatcagtattGGATTGATATTTGATACATATTggattggtgcatatcgatcacttttgccctactttttttttttaaagtacattttttttactattttacccctaaaaatATGTGGGCAACTGGTCTAGATCAATAAGGTATCAATATCGATAAGATACCGATGGTTGAAACCATAAGAAGTATACATTCCTCCATAaaaatgtaaatggatagttaaAAATTCGGATATGATTTGAAATTATATCCGTTTATTCAAAAATTTATTAGATAAACAGATATTGAATACAAATTTGGATAGCTTTCAATGTCCATATATGATAATCGGAAAACAAATTTGAATATTGATGTATCCACTTCAATAATATCCGTTATGATCATAACTTAATATTATCTATAATCATTTAAGAACTTAAGCTTTGTGTGCATTatctatttcatatttatttatattatcatCAACTAAAGATAATTATaccttgtttattttttattatatagaTTACCATTAGCAAGAACTTGTTTTAGTTGGACATCATAAGGGACTTTAACAACTGTTTGATAATATAAGCTTCTCAGGATATAAATATCAATGAGAAAATTTGACTAGATAAGCATATATTGGATACAAATTTGGATAGCTTTGGATGTTCATATGATAATCGAAAAACAGATTTGAATGTTGATGTATCCACCTCAATAATATCCATTCCGGTCATAACTTAATATAATCTATAATCATTTAAGAACTTAAGCTTtgtatatataatttattttatatttatttatattatcatCAATTAGAAATAGTTGatgcattatttttatttattatataggTTAAGAACAGTCAGTGGAACGCGATAATATCAACTTCTCGCGAGATACGACTCAACGAGAAAATAAAGCTATTTCCACTTCCTTCTTAAAAAAGGAGCATTTAAAAGGATTTTATAGTTACGAAATCCGTAGTTTCTTAATAAATGAAGAAGGGATCATCATGCGGACGACAAAGCTGTCGTCGTTGTTCAATGACAGCGAAAATGGCGGACTGTTCGATTCTCATGTCGCCAATGGTTTCGGATCCATGTTCTTCTTGGACAATTACGCGGTAATCCGCTTTCTCTGCCGCTTTACTCTGGATTTAACGGACAAtgcttttacttttctaaatttttcctttcttctatctTTCAAGATTTTTGATTTGTTTCTGCTGCTTCTCCATTTaccggatttagggttttgcagAGTTTGCCGAAAGATCTTCTGTgtgtttctctgttttcttgtgttcacagtttccattttcaaggtTGTATAGatctttcaaattttgaatttgtatTACATTGACAtcttttggtattttaatttatttctgtTTGAAGTTGCTTGGCTTGAAAGATTTGAGAGAATGTATCTTTTAAGTTGTGTCTGTTGAATTgtgaattgtttattgttgtTCTACGTTAATGCAGAACGAATAAAGCTTGGATCTTTCTGGAGTTGAGGACGCAAAAGGTGTTAACTTGTTTTGGTTCGTGGAATTGAGATTGTCTGTTGCTAGATCATATACCTTTTGGAATATGGATACAGAGAATAAAGGAAGCAGTTAAGAGAATGCAAATCTTTGTTTGTTGAAGTGCTGGTTGGTTGATCAGGAGAAAGATATGGATTCAGCAAGGAGTTGGTTCAACAAGTTTCAACCTCGTGACAAATTTAGGTCTTCatcaagaaggaaagaagtGCCTGATAATGGAAAATCTGCATCAAAGCCACCCACAGGTGAAGAAGCAACTTCGAATGTCACAAAGCAGAAGGTTGCAGCTGCGAAGCAGTATATAGAAAACCATTACAAGGAGCAGATGAAGAACCTACAAGAGAGGAAGGAACGGTATAAATCTTATGCTTTTCAGTTGTTAGAAtcattaaatattatatttaaaatgcattcattttggTTTGTTCATTTTTCTCTGCATAATTTTTCAACTAGTTAAATAGTTACATCTGTGCATTCATATTTGTTGCTTGGGTGATAGGGTTTATTTTcattgattcagaattctactaaaaccaaaatctcaGAATTACCAGTCATCATGTTGGCCCGACTCTTTGACACAAGGACTCTAGTCCAGCACTCTTGCTGAATATCCACCAGGGAAAAAGGGATAAAATTATCCTGGGTGCCTTTCCTTTCATTAGGTATGCAGCACGTGTAGAATATTAGCAAGCTGTCAGAATTTTCTTTCAGACGAATCACAGACTTCAGTTTATGTTAGGTAGTTAATGGGGGATCATCGATGATAATATTGATTCTATCTACCTTGGAGGCAGCTCAATAAGTTAGTTTACCCGTCAATATATGGCAAGCTGCTCCATTTCTATGCTTTAATTTGTCCTGTTGAGGTTTTAAACAAGCTACATGATTGTTTATGCAAACAATATAAGCCAGTATGAATCTGCCTTACTACTGTAAGAAAGCAGTACTGAGGTCATTCACCATAATTTCATAATGATCAATTTTAAAAGAAGCTGAAAATGGCGAATGCCTTATAGTCCTTATGGTGAGCTGCATGGTGTCGAGTGGAGCACGTGTAGCAATGGCATAGTCACGTACTCACTTACATGCCAGAAATTGAAGCGATATAGATACGGCATCTGAAAGGCTCTATTGACAGTCCACTCTGTTTTTGAGATTGTCAGAAGTATTGTTTGGATCATCCAATCATATTCTTCTCACTCTAGGAGATTTTTCTCAGTTGgaccataaaaaaaaagggtggtcCAACCTCTTTTGCATGCGAGCCAGTAAGCCACATCTTTGGCTCTCAGTGCCATGGTTAAACAGCTCTAAATTTATGGTTCAGTAGTTTTGCTTCCAGGTGGTTTGAAGCTCACTGGTAGGAGCTAAAAGTGAATGGACCATTTCATATTAcctcattttgattttttttcttagcaaatataattataaaaaagtGCAAAACTAATCAAATGGCCTGTTTTGATAAGGTACCCAAATATATGCCAAGTGTGATGTGGCAGATCTGATGGGGTCCAAACTTTGTGGATATGTAGAAGATCCCCTATGCACATgtaaaatttcagcccaaatagAGTTTGAgagtttgccaagtggcaaaatagagGTTTGAAAATCAGGACTTTGGAAAGTGCACAATAGTGATCAGAGTCCCATAAGTGTGCAGTAGTGATCAGAGTCCCAGAAatgtgcatggacatacatggggtGCATGCTATACACAAGAGGGTATATAGTTGAATTaggttttgaaatttgacagGTGACTAATCCAGTCCTTCTATTATATATTCAGAAAGTCAGAATTGCTATATCATCATTCCACGTGGCACAATGAGATGGGCCATCTTGACAAGCTTATTAGTGCTGAACTGTTTAAATGAGTTTATTccctttaaaaaattatttagatACCTGAACTGGATGAATCAATAGAACACATCATATAAGTAAGATACAGTAGAGAATAGGATAATGAGAGAATTATTTAGCTTGTCTAGAATCATAGAGGCCTTTCTTATTTACAATGAGAGGATTTAGATTACACCGGATTACAATTAAGGAAAGCTAGGTAAGGTTGAGTCATAGGCCTTATCCTAGCACACTAGTCATAATCTAGTCATAACCCTTATCCTTGACAGATACTCATTACAAATAAATATTCCAAAAGCATCAGTTTATGATTTAAATGAGGAACCTCAGCTAGTAGTGAAGTCTGTATTTCTTTGAGATTGGGAGAAGTTTTAATATGCTGGAAGTGCACTTGTCTTCCAATTATCTAAATACTGAGTAGAAACATGTtcttgcacacacacacacacacacacacacacacacacacaaaaaagaagaagaagaagaagaagaagaagtagaaacaTGTTCTGCACATCATTTCTGTAGTCAGATATTTATTCACAATATATAATACATTGGACTCTTACTTCTCCAAATCATGGTTAACCTAATTTGTAGAATTTTCCAAATCAACTTTTTGCTTGGTTTAAGGCTGCTGGTAAAATATGGCCGTGTGATCGTAAGAATATTGTGGGCATTAATACTAGAATTATCCCTATATGACTTGTGTGAAGCAACAGGTTAGTTTATAAATTGATTCATTAATGCTGATATCAGACGAAGATTGAGTTAATATTGAATGCAGAAGAAGGAAGTGAGTTGCTGAAATAAAACCCCCAAAAATATTCAGAATTGATGGATATTTAGCAACAGAATATGGATCTTTTCTTGCCACCCCCTTGGAGGGCACTAGAAGTGAAATGGAAAGGGGAAAGCTTACCTTCGAAAAATTGGCAAATACAAAAATTAGTGAAAATATTATTTAAGAACAAGTGTACATCGCTTTGGGGATTTGATGCAGTTTAGTTTcctaaataggcttgttttattaggaataagcttagggttgggttccatacatgttgggc from Macadamia integrifolia cultivar HAES 741 unplaced genomic scaffold, SCU_Mint_v3 scaffold585, whole genome shotgun sequence includes the following:
- the LOC122069334 gene encoding ABC transporter I family member 19; the protein is MGKKAGQLRGEESSSTIEVSGLHFAYESQPPLFANFNLNISPGSRCLLVGANGSGKTTLLRILAGKHMVGGRDVVRVLNCSAFHDTQLVCNGDLAYLGGSWSKTVGSAGEIPLQGDFSAEHMIFGVEGINPARREKLIELLDIDLQWRMHKVSDGQRRRVQICMGLLYPFEVLLLDEVTVDLDVVARMDLLDFFKEECEQRGATIVYATHIFDGLETWATDVAYIQDGELKRAEKLAEVPELKDAANLLSVVESWLRSEIKSEKKKIINPPIQSRKASPFDSSPFRSSRHMAYYR